One Chitinophaga sp. H8 DNA window includes the following coding sequences:
- a CDS encoding RNA polymerase sigma factor: MSISPIHNESILLARVAHGDEKAFTELFHAYHHQLGEFVMLLTASNEMTAEIVQDVFLKVWMNRQELATVDKFTAYLFILTRNYTLNCLRKLANDRKKQVQYGQYVTTTAATEPQPVNTDYFTLVDSAIAQLPPQQQQVYLLSRRDGLKHVEIATQMGISRETVKKYIQLAVKSVGDFIKKAGKSSLTGLFLLFL; the protein is encoded by the coding sequence TTGTCCATTAGTCCCATTCATAATGAATCAATATTACTGGCCCGGGTAGCCCACGGAGATGAGAAAGCCTTCACAGAACTTTTTCATGCTTACCACCACCAGCTGGGCGAATTTGTAATGTTGCTCACCGCGTCTAATGAAATGACTGCGGAAATTGTACAGGATGTATTTCTGAAGGTATGGATGAACAGACAGGAATTGGCTACGGTAGATAAATTCACCGCTTATTTGTTTATCCTCACCCGCAATTACACCCTTAACTGTTTACGTAAACTAGCCAATGATCGCAAGAAACAGGTGCAATACGGACAATATGTAACCACCACAGCAGCCACAGAGCCACAACCGGTCAATACTGATTATTTCACCCTGGTTGACAGCGCCATTGCTCAATTGCCCCCACAACAACAACAGGTATACCTGCTAAGCCGCCGTGACGGGCTGAAGCACGTCGAGATCGCCACTCAAATGGGCATTTCCCGGGAAACGGTCAAAAAATATATCCAACTGGCAGTAAAGTCTGTAGGCGACTTTATAAAAAAAGCGGGTAAATCCAGTCTGACAGGGCTTTTTCTTCTTTTCCTATAA
- a CDS encoding FecR family protein — MLNQRLTGLFHKYVDKTATPAEREAFFQLLAQASEEEIKALTEEAWEEFTPQQTPFEPAQSEAMLQNILHTQAITTSINKPSRYRLLIAAATIGAILLVGGAWLINTKKQPAQVAVIAQSQLKNDIAPGGNKAQLTLADGTKITLDSNYNGTLAKQGNTSILLNNGALAYKGVPSSNATVHFNTLTTPNGGQYHVTLPDGTGVWLNAASSLKYPTAFTGTQRMVSLTGEAYFEVAQNASAPFIVNAGDATVQVLGTHFNINAYSNEKTMRTTLLEGAIKVIKQQNEVLLTPGQQTQINEATGKFNVKTVDTEDVIAWKNEQFAFANMDIPAVMRQISRWYNVTIVFAGKPPTGEINGKISRNYNISQVLKMLEYTAGIKYSVEGQQVTIY, encoded by the coding sequence ATGCTCAACCAAAGACTCACCGGGTTATTCCATAAGTATGTAGATAAGACGGCCACTCCGGCAGAAAGAGAGGCGTTTTTCCAGTTATTGGCGCAGGCGAGCGAGGAAGAGATTAAAGCCCTTACAGAAGAAGCCTGGGAGGAATTTACGCCTCAGCAAACTCCCTTTGAGCCTGCTCAAAGTGAAGCCATGCTGCAAAACATCCTGCATACCCAAGCCATTACAACAAGTATAAACAAACCTTCCCGTTACCGTCTTTTGATAGCAGCTGCCACTATAGGAGCTATCCTGCTCGTAGGAGGGGCCTGGTTAATCAATACTAAAAAGCAGCCTGCTCAGGTAGCTGTTATTGCACAAAGCCAGCTGAAGAATGACATTGCCCCCGGAGGTAATAAAGCACAGCTGACCCTTGCAGACGGCACAAAAATAACGCTGGATAGTAATTATAACGGAACATTAGCCAAACAGGGCAATACCAGCATCCTGCTCAATAATGGAGCGCTTGCCTATAAAGGTGTACCCTCCTCCAATGCCACAGTGCATTTTAATACCCTTACCACCCCTAATGGCGGCCAGTACCATGTAACACTACCTGATGGCACCGGTGTATGGCTCAATGCAGCCAGCTCGCTCAAATATCCTACTGCCTTTACCGGCACCCAAAGGATGGTATCCCTTACCGGTGAAGCCTATTTTGAAGTAGCACAAAATGCCTCCGCTCCTTTTATAGTAAATGCAGGTGATGCGACTGTACAGGTGCTGGGAACACATTTTAATATCAATGCCTACAGTAATGAAAAAACGATGCGCACAACGCTGCTGGAAGGTGCCATCAAAGTGATAAAGCAGCAAAATGAAGTACTACTGACGCCGGGGCAGCAAACCCAGATAAATGAGGCTACCGGAAAATTCAACGTAAAAACAGTAGATACAGAAGACGTAATTGCCTGGAAAAATGAGCAGTTTGCATTTGCCAATATGGATATACCTGCTGTAATGCGACAGATCAGCCGTTGGTATAACGTAACAATTGTATTTGCAGGGAAGCCCCCTACCGGGGAAATAAATGGTAAGATTTCCCGTAACTATAATATTTCGCAAGTGCTTAAAATGCTGGAATATACTGCTGGCATTAAGTATAGTGTGGAAGGACAACAGGTTACTATCTATTAA